ATGACGGCGACGCCCAGGGTCGATCCGACCTGACGTGAGGTGGAGGCGACCGCCGACGCGACACCGGCCTGCGCGCGTGGCATGCCGGAAACGGCGGCGTTGGTGATCGGCGCGTTGACCAGTCCGAACCCGAGGCCGAAGACGAGGTAGGCGGCGAACAGCCAAGCGAAGGAGGTCGTCGCGGTCAGCTGCGTCAGCATCGCGCTGGCGGCCATGAAGCAACCGCCGGAGGCCAGCAGCGGCAGCCGCGGACCGCGTCCGCCCACGAGGCGGCCGGAGATCGGTGAGGCAATCATCGTCATCGCTGCCATCGGCAGGGTGTCGAGCCCCGCGTGCAGCGGGGAGAGGCCGCGGACGTTCTGCAGGTACAGCGTGTTGACCAGCAGGAAACCGCCGAGGGAGGCGAACGCCGCGACCGCGGTCAGTGTCGCGGCGGAGAACGGGATCGAGCGGAAGAAGCGCAGATCGATCAGGGGCTCTTCGCGGCGCGACGCGTGGCCCACGAAGCAGGCGAGCGACACGGCGGCGACCGCCAGCGCCGCGACGATCGTCGCGGAGGTCCACCCGCGCCGCGGCGCCTCGATGATGCCGAAGGTCAGCGAGGCCAGCAGGACGACCATCAGCGCCTGCCCGATCGGGTCGAACCGCCGCGGTCGCGGGGCGCGCGACTCCGGCACGAACCGCACGGCAAGCAGGATCGCGAGGACGCCCACCGGGATGTTGATCCAGAACACCGAGCGCCAGCCGGCGGAGGAGACGAGCAGGCCGCCGACCACCGGCCCGAGCGCCATCGAGACACCCACCACCGCACCCCACACGCCGACTGCCTGGGCACGCTCGCGCGGCACGGTGAACGTGTTGGTGATGATCGACATGGCGACCGGGTTGAGCATCGAGCCGCCCACGGCCTGCACCATCCGGAACGCGACCAGCCACCCGAGGCCCGGGGCGAGGCTGCACAGCAGTGACCCGACGGAGAACAGCGTCAGCCCGACGACGAAGGTGCGCTTGCGGCCGAGCCGGTCCGCGGTGGACCCCGACAGCATCAACAGGCTGGCGAGGACCAGGGTGTACGCGTCGAGCGCCCACTGCAGCCCGGAGAGGCTGCCGTGAAGGTCGTGCCCGATCGAGGGAAGCGCGACGTTCACGATGGTCACGTCGAGGCCGACGATCAGCAGGCTCATGCAGCAGATGAGCAGAATGCCGACGCGACGCCGGCGGCTGAGCTCGTGGATCTCGGTCGCCGGCTGGTGTGGCGAAAGTAGTTGTGATCGCATAACTATTATGAAGTTATCACGATCCCGGCGCGACGCCGGCGGCGGCTACTTCCAGGTGAGCATCAGGTCGCGCACGTGGCGCAGCCCTGGCGGGTAGGAGAGGCTCTCGTGCCCCGGGGTCAGCCAGTAGTCCGGGATCCGGCGATGCCACTCCTGGAGGACCACCTTCAGCTCGCGGCGGGCCAGGTGAGAACCGAGGCAGCGGTGCGGGCCCATCCCGAACGTGATGTGGCGGTTGCGGCCGCGGTCGAAACGCACCTCGTGTCCATCCGGGAACTCGATCGGGCAGACGTTCGCCGATCCGTACGCCGCCAGCACCATCGAACCTGCGGTGACCGGGCAGCCGTTGGGGAGCGTGACGTCCTCGGTCGCCGAGCGCGGTGAGGAGAACGGGACCGGCGCCTCCCAGCGGAGCATCTCCTCGACGGCGTTGTCGATGCAGCCGGGGTCGTCGACGAGCTGCTGACGGTGTGCGGGATTTTGCGCAAGGAAGGCGTAGAAGCAGGTCAGGGTGTCGCTGACCGTGTCGAGCCCGGCGATCAGGAACAGGAACAGCACATCGAGGATGTCTTCGTCGGTGAGCCGCACGCCGTCGATCTCCGCATCGATGAACTGCGAGATCACATCGTCGCTGCGGTGCTTCTTGCGCTCCTCGATCAGGCCGGTGAACAGCTCGTAGATCTTCTCGCCGGTCCCGAACAGCACCTTGGTGCGTACTTCGGGGTCGAAGGCCGCCATCTCGTCGATCTTCTCGGGGTGCAGGATGCCGTCCCGCAGGTGCAGGAACTCCTCGAGTCGCTCGATCGGCAACCCGGTGAGGTCGAGGAAGATCGTGCTGGGCAGCAGGTCGGCGAAGTCGTCGGTGAAGTTGCACGAGCCGTTGTCGATGAACGTGTCGATGAGCGCGTTCGCGCGCATGGCGATGTCGGGCTCGTACGCCGCCATCTTCTTGGGGGAGAACAGCGGGTCGAGCAGCCGGCGGTAGTTCGAGTGCTTCGGCGGGTCGACGTTGAGCGGGATGAGCGGGCGGACGTTGCCGAGCCCGAGGTCGACCTTGGAGGAGAACAGCTGCGGGTTGTGCAGGATGTACTCGATCGTCTCGCGATCGAAGTGCATCGACATCCCCTCGATCGGCACCAGGAAGCGGCTGCCTTCGATCAGCGAGCGGAACCGGCTGTGCGGCGCCGAGAAGTCGAGCAGCGCGGTCATGTCGTCCATGACCTGGACCTCGCCGAGGTTGGCTTCCGGGTTCGCGTCGGGGCTCATCACTACTTCAGTCACGGACTAACTGTTGCACGTTCTCTGACGTCTGCGTCAGCAAAGTGTGGGCCAGTTTCCGGCGCAGGGCTTGTATGCATAAAATCAGCCGGTGGTGACGATGCTGCCGGCCCCGACGCTCGACGACGTCGCGGTCCGTGCCGGGGTGTCGCGGATGACCGTGTCCAACGTCTACAACCGTCCCGAAGTGGTCGCCGAACCGACCACGGCGAAGGTCCGGCGCGCAGCCGCGGAGCTGGGGTACGCCGGGCCGAGCCCTGCGGGTCGAGCCCTTCGCCGGGGCCGCACCGGCGTACTCGGGTTGGTGACCGCGGACCCGTTGTCCTACCTGTTCACCGACCCGGGCGCCGCCAGCTGGATGCACGGGTTGACCGAGCAGGCGGCCGAACGAGATCTGGCCCTTCAGGTCATCCACGCCTCGGGCGCCGCGGTACGCCGCAAGATCGCCGACAGCCTGGTCGACGGCTGGATCGTCTTCGGGGTCGCCGCTGACGACCCCGCGATGGCGGCCGTGATCGATCGGCGCCAGCCGTTGGTCACCTGGCCCGGGCCCCACGTGCCCGGGGCGCACTGCATCCGCGCGGACGTCGCAGGCGGCGCCCGGGCCGCAACGGGTCACCTCGTCCGGCTCGGTCATGAGCGGATCGCGATCGTCACGCCGCCGCCGGTCGGGCCGACCTGGCGTACCCGGCTCGCGGCGTACCGGGACGCGTTGGCGGCCCACGACAGGGACTGGTCGTCGGTCGTCGTGGCCGAGACCGTCGCGAACTCTCGTCCGGCGGGCGCTGCGGCCGCGGCCGGCCTGCTGGCGGCGGGTCGACCGACCGCC
This genomic stretch from Mycobacteriales bacterium harbors:
- a CDS encoding MFS transporter, giving the protein MSLLIVGLDVTIVNVALPSIGHDLHGSLSGLQWALDAYTLVLASLLMLSGSTADRLGRKRTFVVGLTLFSVGSLLCSLAPGLGWLVAFRMVQAVGGSMLNPVAMSIITNTFTVPRERAQAVGVWGAVVGVSMALGPVVGGLLVSSAGWRSVFWINIPVGVLAILLAVRFVPESRAPRPRRFDPIGQALMVVLLASLTFGIIEAPRRGWTSATIVAALAVAAVSLACFVGHASRREEPLIDLRFFRSIPFSAATLTAVAAFASLGGFLLVNTLYLQNVRGLSPLHAGLDTLPMAAMTMIASPISGRLVGGRGPRLPLLASGGCFMAASAMLTQLTATTSFAWLFAAYLVFGLGFGLVNAPITNAAVSGMPRAQAGVASAVASTSRQVGSTLGVAVIGALVTSRIGERSYDGLAAASHPGWWVMFSCGAAVALLGWFATTPVATESARRAAAELNPEFLGS
- a CDS encoding cytochrome P450, which codes for MTEVVMSPDANPEANLGEVQVMDDMTALLDFSAPHSRFRSLIEGSRFLVPIEGMSMHFDRETIEYILHNPQLFSSKVDLGLGNVRPLIPLNVDPPKHSNYRRLLDPLFSPKKMAAYEPDIAMRANALIDTFIDNGSCNFTDDFADLLPSTIFLDLTGLPIERLEEFLHLRDGILHPEKIDEMAAFDPEVRTKVLFGTGEKIYELFTGLIEERKKHRSDDVISQFIDAEIDGVRLTDEDILDVLFLFLIAGLDTVSDTLTCFYAFLAQNPAHRQQLVDDPGCIDNAVEEMLRWEAPVPFSSPRSATEDVTLPNGCPVTAGSMVLAAYGSANVCPIEFPDGHEVRFDRGRNRHITFGMGPHRCLGSHLARRELKVVLQEWHRRIPDYWLTPGHESLSYPPGLRHVRDLMLTWK
- a CDS encoding LacI family DNA-binding transcriptional regulator, with product MLPAPTLDDVAVRAGVSRMTVSNVYNRPEVVAEPTTAKVRRAAAELGYAGPSPAGRALRRGRTGVLGLVTADPLSYLFTDPGAASWMHGLTEQAAERDLALQVIHASGAAVRRKIADSLVDGWIVFGVAADDPAMAAVIDRRQPLVTWPGPHVPGAHCIRADVAGGARAATGHLVRLGHERIAIVTPPPVGPTWRTRLAAYRDALAAHDRDWSSVVVAETVANSRPAGAAAAAGLLAAGRPTAVLAATDALALGVLDAAHALGLHVPRDLSVIGFDDIDDAASASPPLTTVRQDLPSQGRLAAQLVSDAAAGDGVLHVQPTDLIVRSTTAPPGGRR